The following proteins come from a genomic window of Doryrhamphus excisus isolate RoL2022-K1 chromosome 12, RoL_Dexc_1.0, whole genome shotgun sequence:
- the uraha gene encoding 5-hydroxyisourate hydrolase gives MSALRLQQLHGHIFPENKTRAMATSSSPLTTHVLNTAKGVPGSNMALSLHRLDPLSETWMIIITGTTNADGRCPGLITQQMFLSGVYKLRFETAPYWESLGETSFYPYVEIVFTIDNPSQKYHIPLLLSQFSYSTYRGS, from the exons ATGAGCGCGCTCAGGCTACAACAACTCCACGGTCatatttttcctgaaaataaG ACCAGAGCAATGGCAACTTCTTCAAGTCCTTTGACCACACATGTGTTGAATACTGCCAAGGGTGTTCCAGGATCCAACATGGCCCTCAGCCTGCATCGACTGGATCCCTTATCTGAGACCTGGATGATTATCATCACTGG GACCACAAATGCAGATGGACGTTGTCCCggactcatcacacaacaaatgTTTCTGTCTGGTGTGTACAAACTGCGTTTTGAAACTGCACCATACTGGGAGAGTTTAGGGGAGACCTCCTTTTACCCTTATGTTGAG ATTGTCTTCACTATAGACAACCCAAGCCAAAAGTACCACATACCTTTGCTCCTGAGCCAATTCTCATACAGTACCTACAGAGGAAGCTAA